From one Hyla sarda isolate aHylSar1 unplaced genomic scaffold, aHylSar1.hap1 scaffold_361, whole genome shotgun sequence genomic stretch:
- the LOC130332038 gene encoding sperm-associated antigen 8-like isoform X2, whose amino-acid sequence MEGSGSAQDGPAATFSPCLLDNWQEERSAASLDRSPCTPGPTQEEPDHRHGHRGILSIQLLADMASSTTHQDSYGRPREDSRRHTGLREEQLRRELYHKFSQEILEELSSPTKETTIRESTTRRDYEVQGFIPQLPAPRTKHDYATEQAVTFWSENVRTITGVSDIRSRDSPFKKSSAFTTSISHYLDQPLPHGMENYPNMRIMFCNVRGVWSQCGHMS is encoded by the exons ATGGAGGGatcaggatcagcacaggatggTCCTGCTGCTACTTTTAGTCCATGTCTGCTGGATAACTGGCAGGAGGAG AGATCTGCAGCCAGTCTGGATAGATCCCCCTGTACCCCCGGCCCCACCCAGGAGGAACCGGACCACCGGCACGGGCACAGAGGGATCCTCAGTATACAACTCCTGGCAGACATGGCCTCGTCTACTACACACCAGGACTCCTACGGAAGGCCGAGAGAAGACAGCAGGCGGCACACAG GCCTAAGAGAAGAACAGCTCCGGAGGGAACTCTATCACAAGTTCAG TCAGGAGATCCTTGAAGAGCTGAGTTCTCCAACAAAGGAGACGACCATCAGAGAATCCACAACTAGGAGAGACTACGAGGTGCAGGGCTTCATACCGCAGCTTCCCGCGCCCAGGACG AAACATGACTATGCCACTGAGCAGGCCGTGACCTTCTGGTCAGAGAATGTGCGCACCATCACG GGCGTCTCCGACATCCGATCACGTGACTCTCCATTTAAAAAGAGTTCAGCTTTTACCACTTCCATATCTCACTATCTGGATCAGCCGCTCCCGCATGGCATGGAGAATTATCCCAACAT GAGGATCATGTTCTGTAATGTGAGAGGTGTATGGAGTCAGTGTGGCCATATGTCCTGA